The following coding sequences are from one Bradyrhizobium sp. WSM471 window:
- a CDS encoding DUF3551 domain-containing protein codes for MRHLLYIVMLAISVLVGLGSPSSAAPSHRSGYIPAAPQDLYCLQGRSWGYPGNCQFSSYSQCMATASGTYAYCGINPMHAFARHGSQSR; via the coding sequence ATGCGTCACCTTCTGTACATCGTCATGCTAGCAATTTCTGTCCTCGTCGGACTGGGATCCCCTTCCTCCGCCGCCCCGAGCCATCGATCCGGATATATACCCGCCGCTCCACAGGACCTTTATTGCCTGCAGGGACGTAGTTGGGGATATCCGGGCAATTGCCAGTTCTCCAGCTATAGCCAGTGTATGGCCACTGCATCCGGCACATACGCCTATTGCGGTATCAATCCGATGCATGCTTTCGCACGACATGGATCGCAGTCGCGCTGA
- a CDS encoding MarR family winged helix-turn-helix transcriptional regulator: protein MAKQATPEGNGSAECQELVRRLTLEIRSLNVCLEDFLHVRAEALGISGTQLAILMAVTDLDKDGGAPAGVVAKLMKVDPSFITLHSKALEKVGFVRRKPGIRDGRVVQLSLTDNARKRLANIAAQQEELDQFVFGEIGIEELTRLSSRLAALRKRLERARLKAELDTGAVSARGRGRR, encoded by the coding sequence TTGGCTAAGCAAGCAACACCAGAAGGAAATGGCTCTGCTGAGTGTCAGGAGCTGGTGCGGCGATTAACGTTGGAGATCAGATCCCTCAACGTCTGTCTGGAAGATTTTCTTCACGTCCGAGCCGAGGCACTCGGCATTAGTGGAACACAATTGGCGATCTTGATGGCGGTGACGGACTTAGACAAGGATGGCGGTGCTCCGGCTGGCGTGGTCGCAAAACTGATGAAAGTCGACCCATCCTTCATCACGCTACATTCGAAGGCGCTGGAGAAAGTCGGATTTGTGCGGCGCAAGCCCGGTATCAGGGATGGTCGGGTCGTCCAGCTGTCGCTAACGGACAACGCCCGTAAGCGTCTCGCGAACATCGCTGCACAACAGGAGGAACTGGATCAGTTCGTTTTCGGTGAGATTGGCATTGAGGAATTGACGAGACTGTCTAGTCGACTTGCAGCGCTCAGGAAGCGGCTGGAGAGAGCTCGCCTGAAAGCCGAACTGGACACCGGCGCGGTGTCAGCCCGCGGGAGGGGCCGACGTTAG
- a CDS encoding DUF1045 domain-containing protein, translating to MCLVRWGYPYVFDRFRFHMTLTDRVPADSQPEVRQALDAVFAPCSSTIKGWIVGQPTNEILYLVGRQQALVGRNTRDATLRGA from the coding sequence ATGTGCCTCGTCCGATGGGGCTACCCGTACGTTTTCGATCGCTTCCGCTTCCACATGACCCTAACCGATCGTGTTCCCGCCGATAGTCAGCCCGAGGTACGGCAGGCGTTGGATGCGGTCTTCGCACCCTGTTCCTCGACGATTAAGGGCTGGATAGTCGGACAGCCGACGAACGAAATCCTCTACCTCGTCGGGCGGCAACAAGCGCTCGTGGGCCGCAACACACGAGATGCAACGCTGCGAGGCGCTTGA
- a CDS encoding LLM class flavin-dependent oxidoreductase: protein MSERRQLSLNFFIYPDGHHEAAWRHRSSAANRILDVTYYQELAQRAEAHKFDAVFFADGPALADNVRYAQRFRLEPITLLTAIASATQRIGLIATASTTYTEPYNLARLFASLDHISSGRAGWNIVTTSSPQAAQNFGLPEHPPHHERYERAREYLDVITRLWDSWEDDALVNDSISGVFADTGKIHAINHIGKHFRVRGPLNISRTPQGRPVYVQAGSSVDGRAFAARFAEAIFTAHQTLASAQEFYADIKRQARAFDRGPDQIKILPGISPFIASTQIEADRLQDEFNELIQPEYSLTQLRQMIGLDLSGFDLDGPFPRHLIDTEGARGVASRFKLVIDIVDREKPTIRQLVQRLAGARGHWVIAGPPEKIADNIQTWFENGAADGFNVMPPWLPGGFDIFAEQVVPILRKRGLFRHDYTGTTLRDHYGLSRPASIFSNAIQAIA from the coding sequence GTTCGGCAGCCAATCGCATCCTCGACGTCACCTACTATCAGGAGCTGGCGCAGCGCGCTGAAGCGCACAAGTTCGACGCGGTCTTCTTCGCCGATGGTCCGGCGCTGGCGGACAATGTCCGCTATGCGCAGCGGTTTCGGCTCGAGCCGATCACGCTGCTCACCGCGATCGCCTCCGCCACCCAGCGGATCGGCCTGATTGCCACGGCATCGACGACCTATACCGAGCCCTACAACCTGGCGCGGCTGTTCGCCTCGCTGGATCACATCAGTAGCGGTCGGGCCGGCTGGAACATCGTGACAACAAGCTCGCCGCAGGCAGCGCAGAACTTCGGCTTGCCCGAGCACCCTCCACATCACGAACGCTACGAGCGGGCGCGGGAGTATCTGGACGTCATCACGCGGCTTTGGGACAGCTGGGAAGACGACGCGCTCGTCAACGACTCCATCTCGGGTGTTTTCGCCGACACCGGCAAGATCCACGCGATCAATCACATCGGAAAGCATTTCCGCGTGCGTGGGCCGCTCAACATCTCAAGGACGCCGCAGGGGCGACCGGTCTATGTCCAGGCCGGCTCTTCCGTCGACGGACGTGCCTTTGCGGCGCGTTTCGCCGAGGCGATCTTCACCGCGCATCAGACACTGGCGAGCGCCCAGGAATTCTATGCCGACATCAAGCGTCAGGCGCGCGCCTTCGACCGCGGCCCCGATCAAATCAAGATCCTGCCCGGCATCAGTCCTTTCATCGCCAGCACGCAAATCGAAGCCGATCGGCTGCAGGACGAGTTCAACGAGTTGATCCAGCCCGAGTATTCGCTGACCCAGCTGCGCCAGATGATCGGTCTCGACCTCTCCGGGTTTGACCTCGATGGCCCCTTTCCTCGTCATCTGATCGATACCGAGGGCGCCCGCGGCGTCGCCAGCCGTTTCAAGTTGGTGATCGACATCGTTGATCGCGAGAAGCCGACGATTCGTCAGCTCGTGCAGCGCCTGGCCGGCGCCCGCGGCCATTGGGTGATTGCCGGACCGCCGGAGAAGATCGCCGACAACATTCAGACCTGGTTCGAGAACGGCGCAGCCGATGGTTTCAACGTCATGCCGCCCTGGCTGCCCGGCGGCTTCGACATCTTCGCCGAGCAGGTCGTGCCCATTCTGCGCAAGCGCGGCCTGTTCCGTCACGATTACACGGGCACAACGCTGCGCGATCATTACGGCCTGAGCCGGCCGGCCAGCATCTTCTCCAACGCCATTCAAGCGATCGCATAA